The following nucleotide sequence is from Rutidosis leptorrhynchoides isolate AG116_Rl617_1_P2 unplaced genomic scaffold, CSIRO_AGI_Rlap_v1 contig220, whole genome shotgun sequence.
TATACTCCTTTTACAAAAATGTTTCTTTCCATCTCTACTATAACATATGTAAATTTAAGATAATTCTGGAAATTTTGATTTTTTTTGGCAATATAATTAATTAGGCGATTTCGTGTAATTGACTGTTTGTTTTCCGTAGCTTGTAACGAAAAACTTTGAATGGTGTTATCTGTATAATTGGACTGTGATTGTAATTGCTCTGAGAATTTGCTGTGATTGAATGATTATAAAAAATGAGAATGGAAATGTTTTTGAGTTGTTGAATGTTTGTTTCTATAACGAAAATGGCGAGACATGGAGGAAGTATATAACGCCCGAGTGATCATTAATTTGCGAGTGGGAGATAGAAGTACATATGTTACAATAAAGACTTTTTACCGACATTTTATTCTCATCCCGTGAAGCCATTCAcggattcaaattttttttttgtcctTTTCTCCTCGTCCCGTACATGCAAAATACGGGATCAATTTTTTTACTCGTCCCGTGAATGAAGTTCACGATTTTAGTGTATATGCGTGACACGTGTCACTTCCAACTTTGACCCGGGTTTCAGCTTTccgaaatcaaattaagttttcctTAACACTGTAATTAATTATCATTAAATTAATGGTTCTGGAAATGAAATTTTCGGGACATATAGAAATGTCTACCTAAATAAAAAAatccattaaaataattaattaattaaattaataatgaaaaaaaatttaaaaaataaaatataaaggaaaaaatGATcccaattattaataaaataaaaaataatataaatatggatGTCATGTTTATGATATTCAAACTCAATAATTTAAAAGTCTTATTTTTATCCAATATTTACACGAAAGTCTTATTTTCCACATCTCATACTTGACACTTGTATTTGGCATGCTCTAAATCCACACGTATTTTGTCTACTGACACGAGACTCCGTTCATGTTGACATGTTTAGCCTAACCCTTAATTGATACGgagtataaataataaaaaaaggaAGAATAAATTTCATCTTTGTTTTTATTTACATCTGTGTGTTCTTGAAATTTTGATGAAGATAATAAATTAGTTTGATTAAGTGGTGATgaacataaataaaaaaaaatatataaaattttaaaagaaactATGGAAATGGTTTTTATTGGTACGTTAAACACTAAATAACCAAGGGCAATAACCAAGGGTAATTATGTCATCTTAAAGTAATTCTCTTGCCATTAGGCTAGGCTAAGTAAGCGTGGATTTAGTCATCTAAACCCATCTCGGTCCTCGTCACTTCCATATAGCCGCGAAAACCTCATTCTCCGCTTACTTCTGTCTGCTATCTCTCTCTGAACATACTCCTCCACCGCCACCCCTTCACCTGAGTGCCACCGCGTCCATTTTACCGTTCCGCCGTCACTACCATCACCGTAACGACGTCACCTGTCTTCTTTAGTAGCTAATTACGCGCTACTTTTAGGTAATTTATCCAATTCgttttttaattttttctttaaCTTGAATGTTGATCTTCATGACAACTATTCTGTTATTCTCTATGCTGATTAGTGTCTTTGATTTTACTTAGGAACTTTTCTTTCATCTTCAATCAATGGACAATGACGAATCGCTGGCAGTGAAAGATGCCGTTTACAAGCTTCAGCTCTCTCTCCTCGATGGAATCGATTCTGAAGACCAACTATTCGCTGCTGGGTCAGTCATGTGCCGTAGCGACTATGAAGATGTTGTCACTGAGAGGACGATCGCCAAACTCTGTGGTTATCCTCTTTGCGGCAATCCTCTTCCAACTGATCGCCCTCAAAAGCAACGTTATCGAATCTCCTTGAAGGAGCATAAAGTTTATGACCAGAGAGAGACCTTCAAGTACTGCTGCACCACTTGTGTAGTGAACAGCCGTGCGTTTTCGGCATCGTTGCAAGATGAGAGGTCATCGACCTTAAACCCAGAGAAGCTAAGTGGGGTACTGAGGATGTTTGAGAATTTGAGTTTGGACAGCTTTGATAAGCAAGAGGAAAAGAGTGTGGAGAATAAGGTGGGTATGAAGTTGAAAATCCATGAGAAGAGTGGTACGCAAGCTGAGGCCGTGCCGTTGAAGGAGTGGCTCGGTCCTTCAAACGCAATTGAAGGCTATGTTCCTCGAAGGGATCGTAATAAGTCCAAGAATCATGGAGAAGGTATAGAGTTGAAATGTTACTATTAAAACCTACGCTCATATCTAAAATTTACCATTAGTCTGTCTTGTGATATGTGACCCTTATAAACATGAGCTTTAAATGTCTACTTGTTGCAGGCTCCAATGCTGCCAGGGACAAGTCAAGTAATGGGACAATTTTCGGTTTTAGTGATATGGATTTCACGAGTGATATAATCATGGCTGATGGTTATGGTATTTCTAAACCACCTCCAGCGACAGCTTCGGATTCTAAATCTATAGAGGATCAGTTTTCCATATTAGAATTGTCATCAGCTCCATCGAAAAAGAAGTCTGGCAAGAAGTCTGGTAAATCAAAAGGGAAAAAGAGTAGCAAAAAAGGTGAGTATGGCTGTAAAGGGTCAACCTCGAGTAGTCGTCAGGGTGGTTCTGACACAATTGCTTCCGCAACAGGAAAGGAGATTAGCAGTGAGAAAGCTGATACATCCACCGAAACGACAGTGAAGTCCTCCCTTAAATCAAATGGTGCAAAAAAACTAACCCGTTCTGTTACTTGGGCTGATGAGAAAAGTGATTATTCTGGGAGTGGAAAACTATGTGAATTTAAAAGCATACCAGATAGAGAAGGAGGTACCGAAATGTTGATCAGTAATGAGGGAGGCGATGATAATTCTCTGCGCATTGCATCAGCTGAAGCTTGTGCCAGAGCATTGAGTCAGGTAGCCGAAGCCGTTGCATCAGGAAGTTCTGATATTGCCGATGCTGGTATGAAATCTCTGAGTGTTTAATTTAGCTTTGATGTCGTGTCTCACAAATTTGGAATTCCCAAATGTATAATTGACCAATCACCAACACCACATTGCATGAGCTGCACATAGTCCAAATTTGGAAGCTATTAAATTGAGTTGGTCTAGTTTGATTGGTCCAGATATAGCTCTGTTAGGAATCCAGCTTTTGTGAGGAGTAGGACTCTTCCAGTTAGTTTTCAGTTTGTCAGTTATTTGCTATATTTGACATGATGTTTCCCCGTATTTAATGTCCAGTGACAGAAGCTGGAATAATTGTGCTACCACATCAAGAATTAGTGAACGGAGGCAACACTATGGAGAATGGTGATATCCCTGAAACAGGACCACCTCATGTGAAGTGGTCTAAAACGCCTGAGGATTCAGTGTCTGATTTTATGGACTCTGAGGAGTCATTCCTTGACGATCCACCAGAAGGGTTTAGTTTGACTGTAAGTCTCTCACTGAAGGCGATACCAGCATGAATTGTTTAAATTTTTATGTTCTTGTTTATAGAATCATACATTCATACTTATTGGATTGTTTTCTCTTCGATGTCTTGTAGTTATCGCCTTTTGCAACAATGTATGGCGCACTATTCGAGTGGGTATCCTCTTGTTCTTTGGCTTATATTTATGGAAGGGACGAAAGTTGTTACGAAGATTACCTCACCGTAAATGGAAGGGAATACCCCCGTAAAGTTATCATTGATGGTGGCCGTTCTTCTGAAATCAAGCAAACTATTGCTGGTTGTCTTGGAAGGGCTTTGCCAGGACTTGTCGCCGATCTCAGGCTTCCTATTCCAGTCTCTAGTTTGGAGCAAGGAATGGTAAAAAAATCCTCCTGTTATTAGGACatgaaaataaataataatgaaGTGTGTTCCCTTCCTTACTAAATGACTGTGACTGAGAAATTTGTGGGCAGGGACGGTTGGTGGAAACAATGACCTTTGCCTATGCACTTCCAGCATTTAGAATGAAACAGTGGCGATTAATTGTTCTTCTCTTCCTGGAAGCTCTCTCTGTCTGTAGGATTCCTGCCCTTATTTCACACTTGAGCAATAGGAGGATACTACTTGAGAAGGTGAGCTTTTTCATATATGTACCATGATTTCATCTACTTTTGCAAGAATAGAGGTAGAAAAAAGAGGCTTGTTTATTAGCTTAAGTACAAGTATGCGGCATAGAAAATATGGAGCTGTATGGCAGATAGGgatttttaaactttgaattgtGGATTTGATGTTTTCTGAGATACTGAGTAGTATGTGGTTGGAGAAATAGGTTTTGGATGGAGCTGAAATAAGTGCAGAACAATACGAGGTAATGAGAGACATTCTAATACCACTTGGCCGAGCACCTCAGTTCTCATCACAGTGTGGGGCTTAATTTTATGCTAGGAGAAGAAAGAGAAGACGTTTATGTAGTTACTTTGAATGATTATGAGTCTGATTACTTATTTTCTCATGTACTTCTGGTAATCTAATTACATTTTGTTCGTAATGCATTTTTTAAACCCCAGTACTATAATTGTAAAAGCTGTTGTCGGCCTTTTTTGTTTGTTATATGACCGGGTCTTTATGCGTTTCTAAGCACCACAATTCTTACTATCCTTCGGCATAACCAAACCAAAGAGCAGGTTGTGTCGCGACTACCGACATAAAGTTACGAGGCTGGCAAATGAACGAAATACAAACCAATAGACCTGCCCCAAATATGtcttgtaactttatatttataacgAGGGTGGCAAATGCAACGAAATATGAACCAATAAAACTGTCCGAGTTTGTTTGTGAACGACATGAAGCTAGCAAACATGGTATTCTGCAATGgaaagaaaatttgcattagttggATCTTATCTCGGTTCAAGCTTCTCATTCTACTCGAGCCTTTGATGAAAAATGGATAGCACCAGAATTGGGTATGGTCAAAATTGATGCATCCTTTATTAGTGCAACTACAAATAGTTTTGGTGAGGTGGCTCGAGATAGATTGGGTTGTGTTCTAGAAGCTGAATGGGGGCAGTTGACGCATAGAGGATGCTTTCCAGTTTCCATGCTGAAACTTATGCAGCAAGGTAAAAGCTTGAAGAAGCCTGGTCAATTCTAACCGGTTCAACGAACCGGCTCGGAATCGGGACACCAAGGGTCATGGCCGGTTTGTTATTTATTGAACCTCCCAACCGGCTGCTTTTATCCGGCCGGGCCAGTTTACGAACCGGATTTTTAGTTGGTTGAAAACCGgttcataaaataaaataaaatttcttttatcattattttatcaaaattttatattttttaaaaatattgttcttaaatattatttaaatacattaaaaatgattaaataataactgaaattaaaaaaaattaagtttGAACCGGAATCAGTCCTAAACCGATATTGAACCGGTCATGAACCGTATGCAAATGGTTCATATACGGTTCAAATTTTTTACGAACCGAAATCGTCTTAAAATTCGGTTCATCGAACCAGTCCGAAACCGCCTAAGAACTTGTTCATGGCCGGATCATCGAAAACATGACCTGAATAGTCAATTCTTTGAACTAGAAGCGGCCCAAACCAGCCCATGAGCAGGTCTAGCTCCACTATTTGTCTATGTTTAGCCTCATAATTGTTAgtcattttaatttataaaaaaaaatagtcACAATTTATTCGTGTATTTAAAAATAAACCATCACTTACGAACGAAACTCTTACGACGGAACACTAACGGTCAAAAAGAACAATACACATATTAACACTCCTATTTATTACTCTTTTCGtcttaaaataaatataatttttttaatataaattatatgtaaAAATTTACATTTATTTTAAGACGGAATTATTACTGAAGATAGATGTTCcacttttttgttgacatttttagcGCCATGATGTCACAGCCTTAGATTTGAGATAGCATCCGACGCATCATGGAAGATTCTAGATACGATGCTATCCGACAAAGCTTCTAGCGGAATGTGACCATGAGCTCGAGTCAGTTTCTgtccatttttatttattttttgattGGTTTTAGGAAATGAAACAATTAATTAATGGTTACTACAGTATGACTTAGGTGTAGTATATTAAGTTTTTCATTTATAACATTCTTGACCTTAAACCTCAGTGAGCAATTGATATTCACGGTATTTATGTTATTAGacatttactagtatttttaagttTCAACATTAAAGTTTCAACTAATTTCAGAAAACTCCAAGTTAAATGGAAGGCCAAAAAGTTTTTAACTTTTTTCTGTTGTTGGTGAAaaaacaaataataaaatgaaataaatgagtgGTGGAGTGGAGCTAGCCGGCAAATCAATTGTGTGAAATAAAATGGTAATCGGACTGGTGTGGTGGGGGACTCTCGCTCGCCCgcattcaattcataataaatctcaCAATTTTGGATGGCATCGATTTGTATCGTAGAAATAAAAGTGAACCAATGCAGCGTTATAAAAATTgtgaatattaaaaaaataaaaattatttaactgttaattatttattaattaaaatttataaatttttatttaaaataaagtatttttattaaaataaatataaagataagaTTAGAAAAAATTAATTTAAATATGTATGAATTTCATAAAACATAAAACGACATTTGAAATAGATCAAAATAAATTTTATTACGTAATATTTGAAGTGAATCGGAAGAAGTACGtccataataatatcaatatctcTCACAATAGataatattttgattaaaattacatgatataattaattatatataatgagaatatttttaaaaaaatatttattaaacTATACATAATGTCTTAATCAAACTCAAAAAActcaatatacatatattttttcataaaaatATCACAATTTTACATGAttaattataaatttataaaaaaataccccacaatttaatagtattatttttttaaaaaaatctatataatttcttttttttttgagtAACAGAGATATTTGGGAGTAAAAGATTACAACAGAGAGTGTGGGGTAGGGGGGCTCAAACTCAAAAAATGAGGCCAATAGAGAATAGAATAGATACAGCGAACATGCACATGAGCCATCACCATCATCTTAAAAGCTTCTTTCTTTCTGTCTTTCTTCCCATCTCTTCTCTTTCTCTGCCAACAATTTCAGTTTTGACATTATTATTTATACCTGTTTCTAGAGACTCTCACAGATTGTTAACTTGAATAAAGGCAGAATCTTTACTTCTTTCTCACTCTATTTAATAATtccatcagttttttttttttttttttgggttttcaaTTTGCCAGTTACTCTTTTGTGTAATGTAACCCCACCATTCTCTCTCTCTATTTAGTCATAAACCAACAAAAGGGTATTCTCAGTTTCAAATATAACATAGTagtttgagagagagagagatagagagaggatTGAGGAAATGAGTAGTGTTGGTGAAGTGAGTGGTCCATTTCGTCGTCTTCTTCTCATCTCAGCTGGTGCTAGTCACTCTGTTGCTCTTCTCTGTACGTTCACAATCTATCTCTCATTCTCTATGCTATATGATCATTCAATTCAACTATGGAATTATGGATGCTtgtgaaaataaaataaaatagatatTGTGTCTATGATCATTTTTCTTATTACCCTTCTTCTATTCTATAGATTGAATGAATGGTGATCAAACTCTGATGCTCGTTTTAACTGACCCATGTAGCTGAGAttctttgacatttgttgcaaTGAAGTAGCTAAATCTAATAGAACTCTTAGAAATTAGGCGATTCGGTCTTCCAGAGGCCAGAAGTATACTCTTAGTAAAGGTTTTGCAGTTTCGCAGCTTGTTATACTGATTGTCGTTTCGATTCCCAAGTACAATTATGCTTCATGGACATTGATTTGTTGTTATAGCAATCGTTTTCTACTGGATCCCGTATGATTGTGTAATGTTGTTGTTTGTGACACACAGCGGGAAACGTTGTATGCTCATGGGGACGAGGAGAAGATGGGCAACTAGGTCATGGTGATGCTGAGGACAGACTCACGCCTACGCATTTGAGTGCATTGGATGGCCTCGACATCATATCTGTCACTTGTGGAGCTGATCATACAATTGCATATTCTCAGTCATCTCCTGAGGTTTATAGTTGGGGATGGTATGCCTAATCATCTTTTATCCGTTTAATGAGTTCATGTCCATTGAATCCCCAAATGTAACATTTCGACTTGTTTCTAACTTTCAGGGGTGACTTTGGAAGGCTGGGCCATGGAAATTCTAGCGATCTGTTCACACCTCAGCCAATTAAAGCATTGCAAGGTCTGAGGATTAAGCAAATTGCTTGTGGGGACAGCCATTGCTTGGCAGTAACAATGGAAGGCGAGGTGTTGAGGTTTGTACCATTCTCATATTGTTTCGTTTCTTATTTTACAGTGAGAGATCATATGCTTACAGTTAAGAAATACATTAGCAATAGCAATGACATGGTAGTTAGAACTTTTTCCTGCATATGGCAAGATGGTAGTAATTTGAAATGAGCTTGTTTCATGTGCTTTTGAGTCTCTTATGGTTCAAACAGTTGGGGTTAGCATTTTCATGTTTTGAGAATGGAACACTTCAATGCCAGCCGTAAACTTTCTTGTTCTCCATCTGAAATTAATCCCTAATCTAGTTTTCAAGTGCAACCAAATATCAGCGAATTCTAAGTGTCAATGGTGTTTTTACTTTATCTTCGGTGAATAGTGACTACAACTCTTCATGTATGCTTTAGATTGTTTTTAACTTTGCATCATGATAATCAATCAAAACTGCCACATTGGCCGATATGAGCTCCTCATCTTCTTGAAATTACTCTTCTTATTTGTGTCATGTCATTCTTTTGAAGCTGGGGAAGGAATCAAAATGGTCAACTTGGCCTTGGCACCTCTGAAGACTCTCCTGTGCCCCAAAAAATTCAATCATTTCAGGTATTTGTGTGCTTAACTAATTATCTTATACGTTTTCCACTTGAGGGTAAATTTTGTTGACCATCTTGTCAAGGATGATGGCCAATTTGGCAAAAACTCCTCAGCAATTGAGGATCATTTGCTAGAAATACTGGTTTCTTTAAACAATCTTACAACAATCAAGTCAAGAGGCATTGCTATGACATCTCTAATGCTTACATTTCTCTTGGGTAGGGAGTACCTATCAAGATGGTGGCAGCTGGTGCTGAGCATACTGCAGCTGTTACTGAAGATGGAAATCTCTATGGATGGGGTTGGGGCCGATATGGAAACTTAGGCTTAGGCGACAGAAATGATCGGTCGATTCCAGAGAAGGTTTTTGCCGAAAATGTAAGTTCATGAGACGTTTTGCAAATGCATGAAGTATTGTGTTTCATTTGGTATGGGATTCTGTTTCACTACTTAACTTAGATATCTTTTCAATACTTTCTCTTACCTGATTTCTCTCAAGAGTTTATCCCCGATTCAATCAGTTTACTAGTTCCATTTTGTTTTGACGTGCTACTGTAGAAACGGATGCATGTATTGTTTTTACTACTGCTTTGTCCCGCTGTTTCCATTTTAATGCCCCTGCATAGTTAGATAGATTCTGATGTCAGGTTATTGAGAATTTTCAGGTTGAGAAAATGGTTATGGTTGCTTGTGGATGGAGACACACGATATCTGTTTCAAATACTGGAAAATTATACACTTATGGATGGAGCAAATATGGACAACTAGGTCATGGAGATTTTGAAGATCACCTCGTTCCTCACAAGCTGGAAGCTCTTCAGGGCAGTTTTATTGCTCAGGTGATTATTTTTCATTGCTGAATTTCTGGTTATCTTAGAGTTTCAATAGTTCTCACCATTAACATCCAACATCTTATTAATCAGAGTCTATTCCTTCTAGTCGTGGCGCCTTATCCCCATCTTCTTTGGAAACTTGTTTCAGATATCGGGAGGCTGGAGACACACAATGGCTCTTACATCTGATGGAAAACTTTATGGCTGGGGTTGGAATAAGGTTTCAGAACTTCTGTTTCCTCACTATTCCCATTTAACATATCTTCCgaatgataaatattattattctcCACATATACTGACCATGTTTATTTCCCTTTAGTGTACAGCTATATAATTTGATGTTATACTTTTTCTTCTGCCACATGCAGTTTGGACAGGTCGGAGTTGGTGACTATGTTGACCATTGCTCGCCTGTGCAAGTTAAATTTCCGGGTGAACAGGTCTGTCCTTGTTTGAGTTGTTTCTATAACTTCTCTTGTTACCGGTTTTATCTCCTTTCTTCTACCATTCTTCTTCCAAATATTTTCTCTTCCTAGCCCAGTCTTTTACTTTTACTTACGTTTCTTTTATTTATTTCTAGCAGAAGGTGGTTCAAATCTCATGTGGGTGGCGGCACACAGTAGCTGTTACTGAACGCCAAAATGTATTTTCCTGGGGACGGGGTACAAATGGACAGCTTGGCCTTGGAGAATCGAAGGATAGGTAATTGATTATCAGATTAATACAAAAAACAAATATTTTCCTGAATATTGTTTATCTTTGCCGCTATTGATATTTGTTTTGCACTATAAAGGAACGTTCCAATGATAATTGAAGCTCTGAGTGTTGATGGAGCTAGGGGACAGCAAATAGAAACCTCAAATGCGGATATATCGTCAGGTTGCTGCATTATTTTCACTATACGTTTTCTTTTTTGGCAAATCAAGAAATACTTGGTGGAATTGTAGACATTTTTGCTCATATATCAGTTGTATTCTTCTCGCAGGGAAAACCTGGGTCTCACTATCTGAGAGATATGCAGTAGTTCCTGGCGAAACTGTAAGTGCAAGATTTTGCAAACAATATCTTCAGTGCAAATATATACAAGAGAGTTTGCATTTATTTATACAATTGGTACTATACCCTAATAGtagtatatatttgttcgatttggCTAGGTTCCGGGGAGCGAAAGCGACATAAGTGTCCCAGAGAATGACGTGAAACGTGTTCGTCATTGAAATCCTAATTCATCTACCGTAGCTGACTTTTGTAAATCCTTGGCCGGCGAAACAATCAACTTTTAAGTCTTGGCATTTTTGTATCATTACATTACTAATATCATGTCGAGCTCAATATCATGTCGAGCTCAGACTTTTAAATAAGAACATATCAGAAGACTGATCTTAATCTAGTTCTATATTTTCTTACTCTGTTTGGTAATATTATGTATAGGGAATCAATTTTTTTCAAAGCTATCTTAACTAAATACTATCAAATTCAGGAAATAGAGAAAACCTACTATATACATGATTATGAAGTACTAAAGAGAATTTTCCTAAAACAAACTGCCTGATCAGTAGTTATCACCACAACTGCAAGTAATACAACTATATGTAATTATCCTAGGCTATCTTTCACCCATCAAGGACTCCAGAAGAGCAGCCTCTTCCTCCTACAAAAAGATGACATGACAAATGTGTCATTTAATGGTTGTCGTCTAATGAGTAAATAATTTCAAGTAGAGAGGAGAGTTTCAAATTTCATACCACCAAGGCATTAAATTCAGTCTCTTCATCTATGGCACTGATGATCGCTGGGTCATCCAACAGGTCCTGTTCCCACACACAACAGGAAGGTACATACAAAGGGCCGTGATTGAATTACTTGGTAgcttatcttagtatttttgaggAAAAGTATGAAATAGCAAAAACTTTCAGTACAAAGAGAATCGTAATGCTTACATCATCAGCAATTTGCAACCTTCCGTTAGCATCCTGCAGAAAGGGAATACATAATATAGTATTCAATTGAGCTCATAGCTTGATGGATTTTAGCAATTTAAACTCTTGGATGTATAAAATAACAGAACACAATCAATTAATAGCAACTGCAAGTTTGTAATACACAGATTCTTTCCCAGAAGAGAGTACGTCACGGGTTACAATACCTTCACAGCAACGAAAAGAAGTGGATCAGATGGTGTATAAATCATGTAATGAGAACCATCCTGCAAAGAAGAAAAATAGTATTTGAGatcgaaaatgaaaggaaaaaaaaaagtcaGTAGCAAGGTTATCGAAAATCTTGAATCCAATAACTTTCTACATAGACCAACTACAGTCAAAGATATGGTATGTATTCATCGTGTTGGCTGATATCATAGGGCACAAACACAACACGCATTATGTGGAAATTAAAGCTTACAATGTACCCCACTACATGCAACTTTGCTACCCTTAACATTGTATAATTGTTATTCTGTAGAATAAATGGAATCAAATGCTGATTGTTGAACATT
It contains:
- the LOC139882034 gene encoding putative RNA polymerase II subunit B1 CTD phosphatase RPAP2 homolog; its protein translation is MDNDESLAVKDAVYKLQLSLLDGIDSEDQLFAAGSVMCRSDYEDVVTERTIAKLCGYPLCGNPLPTDRPQKQRYRISLKEHKVYDQRETFKYCCTTCVVNSRAFSASLQDERSSTLNPEKLSGVLRMFENLSLDSFDKQEEKSVENKVGMKLKIHEKSGTQAEAVPLKEWLGPSNAIEGYVPRRDRNKSKNHGEGSNAARDKSSNGTIFGFSDMDFTSDIIMADGYGISKPPPATASDSKSIEDQFSILELSSAPSKKKSGKKSGKSKGKKSSKKGEYGCKGSTSSSRQGGSDTIASATGKEISSEKADTSTETTVKSSLKSNGAKKLTRSVTWADEKSDYSGSGKLCEFKSIPDREGGTEMLISNEGGDDNSLRIASAEACARALSQVAEAVASGSSDIADAVTEAGIIVLPHQELVNGGNTMENGDIPETGPPHVKWSKTPEDSVSDFMDSEESFLDDPPEGFSLTLSPFATMYGALFEWVSSCSLAYIYGRDESCYEDYLTVNGREYPRKVIIDGGRSSEIKQTIAGCLGRALPGLVADLRLPIPVSSLEQGMGRLVETMTFAYALPAFRMKQWRLIVLLFLEALSVCRIPALISHLSNRRILLEKVLDGAEISAEQYEVMRDILIPLGRAPQFSSQCGA
- the LOC139882037 gene encoding ultraviolet-B receptor UVR8-like, with product MSSVGEVSGPFRRLLLISAGASHSVALLSGNVVCSWGRGEDGQLGHGDAEDRLTPTHLSALDGLDIISVTCGADHTIAYSQSSPEVYSWGWGDFGRLGHGNSSDLFTPQPIKALQGLRIKQIACGDSHCLAVTMEGEVLSWGRNQNGQLGLGTSEDSPVPQKIQSFQGVPIKMVAAGAEHTAAVTEDGNLYGWGWGRYGNLGLGDRNDRSIPEKVFAENVEKMVMVACGWRHTISVSNTGKLYTYGWSKYGQLGHGDFEDHLVPHKLEALQGSFIAQISGGWRHTMALTSDGKLYGWGWNKFGQVGVGDYVDHCSPVQVKFPGEQKVVQISCGWRHTVAVTERQNVFSWGRGTNGQLGLGESKDRNVPMIIEALSVDGARGQQIETSNADISSGKTWVSLSERYAVVPGETVSVPGSESDISVPENDVKRVRH